A DNA window from Bacteroidota bacterium contains the following coding sequences:
- a CDS encoding UvrD-helicase domain-containing protein has product MRFIGDLHIHSHFSIATSQELNPEHLDYWAGIKGIEVVGSGDFTHPGWLQELKEKLEPAEEGLFRIKKAYRKQSPALPGHDMKSPTRFILSSEISNIYKKNNKVKKIHNIIFAPDLESVERLQRELKRMGFNITSDGRPILGLDSRDLLEMVLNCSDKMFLVPAHIWTPWFSVLGAQSGFDSIEECYADLASYVYAAETGLSSDPPMNWMCSILDRYTLISNSDAHSPDKLGRNANLFNTELSYNGIIDAIKTGDPEKLHGTIDFFPQEGKYHYAGHRKCGICWNPLETVKNKGICTVCGKSVTMGVMNRVVELSDRNDILERKNRLPFYSLIPLPEILSEIYGVGTGTKQVKSVYFSLIQKAGSEFNILLNMSIEEIKNLGHDILSEAIRRMRNREVILSEGYDGEFGRIKVFGEGEVKRLGLPNALFESDSITAPVRKPIQYLSFDLSEYQTLKGEKNDIVSADNIAGEPYVSFHQNELLSVLNDEQRMAAGHMLGPALIIAGPGTGKTRVLAYRIAHLVNTHDVNPRHILAVTFTNKAAEEMRERVVTLIGEDKARQVTISTFHALGYAILKEHIEKTGRKRYFSIIDEDEKKQLLHLTIADKGRINLVAEYISRVKQELIITGQEDESELKKSFQNYESALRQHNLFDLDDLIYETFHLLNSDPAILSGYRERFRYLFIDEYQDINHSQYQLVRLLMNAEQSNLCVIGDPNQAIYGFRGADVRFIKNFVQDYPATKVYKLVKSYRCSDNILQVSHNVIHQTNEVTPVLSGLQKGVRVNIVENASDKSEAEFIARTIEKMMGGLRFFSMDSQISTGIQDKDIKSLSDFAILCRIGKQMNAIEKAFHDHSIPYCTFQEIPFFKTEPVTTIIDLLRLSQNPDNLLLIMKLKNNPAIKMIHPNALQELIHGNSIVESVEFLRDYCFKDQLKESKDAIRQFQEMIMRFGDDIEGLLRFILLGNPIDTFNPGTEQVRLMTIHAAKGLEFKCVFIAGCEDGLIPYSLFSGHEANTEEERRLLYVGMTRAMKYLWITHARKRFLMGREYQLRRSPFLDHIEKELLEISKAEVRKDARKEDRQLDLF; this is encoded by the coding sequence ATGCGTTTCATCGGCGATCTTCATATCCATTCCCATTTCTCCATTGCCACTAGCCAGGAGCTTAATCCGGAGCATCTGGATTACTGGGCGGGGATAAAAGGCATCGAGGTAGTGGGCTCCGGAGATTTTACACATCCTGGATGGCTGCAGGAACTAAAAGAAAAACTGGAACCTGCCGAAGAGGGCCTTTTCAGGATTAAAAAAGCGTACCGTAAACAGAGTCCTGCTTTACCAGGTCATGATATGAAGAGCCCGACGAGATTCATCCTCTCATCAGAGATCAGCAATATTTATAAAAAAAACAATAAAGTAAAAAAGATCCACAACATCATTTTTGCTCCTGACCTGGAGTCAGTTGAAAGGCTTCAACGGGAGTTGAAACGAATGGGCTTCAACATCACTTCGGATGGCAGGCCGATACTGGGGCTTGACTCACGCGACCTTCTTGAGATGGTTCTAAACTGCTCAGATAAGATGTTTCTTGTTCCGGCACACATCTGGACGCCATGGTTTTCGGTTCTGGGAGCACAGTCGGGATTTGATTCCATTGAGGAATGTTATGCGGACCTCGCATCGTATGTATATGCTGCTGAAACAGGACTTTCCAGCGATCCACCGATGAACTGGATGTGTAGCATCCTCGACAGATATACCCTGATCTCTAATTCCGATGCACACTCTCCCGACAAACTGGGAAGAAATGCCAACCTCTTCAACACAGAATTATCATATAATGGTATTATTGATGCCATAAAAACCGGTGATCCTGAAAAGCTTCATGGCACCATTGATTTCTTCCCGCAGGAAGGCAAGTACCATTATGCCGGGCATAGAAAGTGCGGAATCTGCTGGAATCCTTTGGAGACAGTCAAAAACAAGGGTATCTGCACCGTATGCGGGAAATCCGTGACTATGGGTGTCATGAACCGTGTGGTGGAATTATCAGACAGGAATGATATTCTTGAACGGAAAAACCGGTTGCCATTCTATTCTCTCATCCCATTACCTGAGATCCTTTCAGAAATTTATGGTGTAGGAACTGGAACCAAACAGGTAAAGAGTGTCTATTTCTCACTTATTCAGAAAGCCGGTTCTGAATTCAATATTCTGTTGAACATGTCAATAGAGGAGATCAAAAACCTGGGGCACGATATTCTTTCCGAGGCCATCAGGCGTATGAGAAACCGTGAAGTCATACTCAGTGAAGGATATGACGGCGAGTTTGGGCGAATCAAAGTTTTCGGGGAAGGAGAAGTCAAGCGTCTCGGATTGCCAAATGCCCTGTTCGAGAGCGATTCCATCACAGCGCCTGTCAGAAAGCCCATTCAATATTTGAGTTTCGATCTCTCAGAATATCAAACTCTAAAAGGAGAAAAAAATGATATAGTATCGGCTGACAATATTGCTGGTGAGCCTTACGTATCATTCCATCAAAATGAGCTTCTTTCGGTTTTAAATGACGAACAGAGGATGGCAGCGGGACATATGCTTGGGCCAGCACTGATCATTGCCGGACCTGGTACAGGCAAGACACGAGTCCTGGCATACAGGATAGCTCACCTGGTCAACACACACGATGTCAATCCCCGCCATATCCTGGCCGTCACCTTTACCAATAAGGCAGCAGAAGAGATGCGCGAAAGGGTTGTCACACTGATAGGTGAAGACAAAGCCCGGCAGGTTACTATTTCTACTTTTCATGCTCTTGGATATGCCATCCTGAAAGAGCATATTGAAAAGACCGGAAGAAAAAGATACTTCTCGATCATCGACGAGGATGAAAAAAAACAGCTACTACATCTTACTATCGCTGACAAAGGCAGGATTAACCTGGTTGCGGAATATATCAGCCGGGTGAAACAGGAACTTATCATTACCGGACAGGAAGACGAATCGGAACTGAAAAAGTCTTTCCAGAATTACGAGTCGGCCTTAAGACAACACAATCTGTTCGATCTGGATGATCTGATCTATGAAACATTTCATCTTCTCAATAGTGACCCGGCAATACTTTCGGGGTATAGAGAACGGTTCCGTTACCTGTTTATTGATGAATACCAGGATATCAATCATTCACAATACCAGCTTGTCAGGCTTTTAATGAATGCTGAGCAATCAAATCTCTGTGTCATTGGCGATCCAAATCAGGCCATATATGGATTCAGGGGTGCAGATGTGCGATTCATTAAGAATTTTGTCCAGGATTATCCCGCGACAAAAGTTTATAAACTTGTAAAAAGCTATCGTTGTTCGGATAATATTCTACAGGTGTCACACAATGTCATTCATCAGACAAATGAGGTCACTCCTGTATTATCGGGATTACAAAAGGGCGTCAGGGTCAATATCGTTGAAAATGCCTCAGATAAAAGTGAGGCAGAGTTTATCGCCCGTACTATCGAAAAAATGATGGGAGGATTACGGTTCTTTTCGATGGATAGCCAGATATCTACCGGCATTCAGGACAAGGATATCAAAAGCCTGTCAGATTTTGCCATACTGTGCCGTATTGGTAAGCAGATGAATGCCATTGAAAAAGCCTTCCATGATCACAGCATACCATACTGCACATTTCAGGAGATCCCTTTTTTCAAAACAGAGCCGGTCACAACAATCATTGATCTTCTGAGATTATCACAAAATCCAGATAATCTGCTGCTCATCATGAAACTAAAAAATAATCCGGCTATAAAGATGATTCATCCAAATGCTTTGCAGGAGCTTATCCATGGAAATTCCATAGTTGAATCAGTCGAGTTTCTTAGAGACTATTGTTTTAAAGATCAACTGAAGGAAAGTAAAGATGCAATCCGGCAGTTTCAGGAGATGATAATGAGATTTGGCGATGACATTGAAGGATTACTCAGGTTTATTCTGCTAGGAAATCCCATTGATACCTTTAATCCTGGTACAGAGCAGGTGAGACTGATGACGATCCATGCTGCCAAAGGTCTGGAATTCAAATGTGTCTTCATTGCCGGATGCGAAGACGGCCTTATCCCTTATTCTCTTTTCTCAGGTCATGAAGCCAATACAGAAGAAGAACGACGCCTGCTATATGTCGGCATGACCAGGGCAATGAAATACCTGTGGATCACTCATGCAAGAAAAAGGTTTCTCATGGGAAGGGAGTATCAACTTAGACGAAGTCCGTTCCTGGACCATATAGAAAAGGAGTTGCTTGAAATATCAAAGGCTGAAGTAAGGAAAGATGCAAGAAAAGAAGATCGGCAACTCGATTTGTTTTAG
- a CDS encoding DUF3857 domain-containing protein encodes MRPYITTLILTALLTQFIPCLSQERTSDAVYLSLIKEYQLYADGSMDYRQYKKLKLLTYNAIHRSYGETFIVYNPAFQKLKINDAYTIMADSKKIVTPENAFNEVLPGFAANAPFYNGLREMVVTHTGLELGAVIHLDHTITSDAGFCPYLMGNEVLTTSSPIDNLTFIIRVPRNVELKYKVFNISAVPVVTEKDEMKVYTWTFKSLQAQTGDVRQPDSQENQPRIVFSTAPSMQHAIDYLVSQEAFKYKPDSKMEEFVAMIRKEGKSEIETLLRLQDIVVNDLTTNSIPAAYIGFRARPATDTWNSNGGTELEKVILLRALLLKAGINTFPVAVIPASLYNKEIGSLPQIEHFILQVNPREQSQLYLSPVQLDECSLSYDLTDKILLLIDPNIESLKTFSVNEEKNRMVSDWRITINPDNRLTGEVSLELFGTCNPYLALKRDINTSKQFLNPDFSLEDIKVFKCEGISALKSEFKYTLEKVNPFSTKANYLFWNLPAANKGIKSWDINYMNESREVPVELPYSIEENDHYVIYLPSDYTLATPDTRLTIMNSAGQVKIEIKENGQIIDITRSIIITEKTFYPAQYKDLRLLINSWNNKNYTRMIFKNNL; translated from the coding sequence ATGAGACCATATATAACGACTCTCATATTAACCGCCCTTCTCACTCAATTTATTCCTTGCCTGTCACAAGAAAGAACATCTGATGCGGTTTACCTGTCATTGATAAAGGAATACCAGTTATATGCAGACGGAAGTATGGATTACCGCCAATATAAAAAACTGAAACTCCTAACCTATAATGCTATCCACCGCTCTTATGGCGAGACATTTATAGTTTATAATCCTGCGTTTCAGAAGCTCAAAATAAATGATGCATATACCATTATGGCTGACAGCAAGAAGATTGTCACTCCTGAAAATGCTTTTAATGAAGTTTTGCCCGGATTTGCCGCCAATGCGCCATTTTACAATGGTCTCAGGGAAATGGTCGTCACACACACCGGTCTTGAACTGGGGGCTGTTATCCATCTCGATCATACCATTACTTCTGATGCAGGCTTTTGTCCTTACCTGATGGGCAACGAGGTTCTGACAACTTCTTCACCTATTGATAATTTAACTTTTATCATCCGGGTACCGAGAAATGTTGAATTAAAGTATAAAGTATTTAATATCAGCGCTGTGCCTGTTGTTACTGAAAAAGACGAGATGAAAGTCTACACCTGGACTTTTAAAAGTTTACAGGCACAGACTGGCGACGTACGACAGCCGGATAGCCAAGAGAACCAGCCTCGTATCGTGTTCAGCACAGCTCCATCGATGCAACACGCCATTGATTACCTGGTGAGCCAGGAGGCGTTCAAATACAAGCCCGACAGCAAAATGGAAGAGTTTGTTGCGATGATCAGGAAAGAGGGAAAAAGTGAGATAGAAACCCTCCTCAGGTTACAGGATATTGTGGTGAATGATTTGACCACCAATAGTATCCCTGCTGCTTATATTGGTTTCAGGGCCAGGCCAGCGACAGATACCTGGAATAGCAATGGCGGCACCGAGCTGGAAAAAGTCATCCTCCTGAGGGCGTTATTACTAAAAGCCGGTATCAATACATTCCCTGTGGCTGTAATCCCAGCCTCCTTATATAATAAAGAAATTGGTAGTTTGCCGCAAATCGAGCATTTCATACTTCAGGTCAACCCCAGAGAGCAAAGCCAGCTTTATTTATCTCCAGTACAGCTTGATGAGTGCAGCCTTTCATACGATCTGACCGACAAAATCCTTCTGCTAATTGATCCGAATATCGAGAGTTTAAAAACATTTTCGGTTAATGAAGAAAAAAACAGGATGGTTTCCGATTGGAGAATCACGATAAATCCTGATAACAGACTAACTGGTGAAGTTTCCCTGGAACTCTTTGGAACCTGCAATCCATATCTTGCACTTAAAAGGGATATCAATACTTCCAAACAGTTCCTGAATCCTGATTTCTCCTTAGAAGATATAAAAGTCTTTAAATGTGAAGGAATATCAGCGCTAAAATCGGAATTTAAGTACACCCTGGAAAAGGTAAATCCATTTTCCACAAAGGCGAATTATCTTTTCTGGAACCTACCCGCAGCAAATAAGGGTATTAAAAGCTGGGATATCAATTACATGAATGAAAGCCGGGAAGTACCTGTTGAATTACCATATTCTATTGAAGAAAACGATCATTATGTGATTTACCTGCCCAGTGATTATACTCTTGCCACACCCGACACCAGGCTGACTATAATGAACAGCGCAGGGCAAGTGAAAATTGAGATTAAAGAGAACGGGCAAATCATCGATATTACAAGATCCATAATTATCACAGAAAAGACATTTTATCCTGCCCAATATAAAGATCTTCGCTTACTCATCAATAGCTGGAACAATAAAAATTACACCAGGATGATTTTTAAAAATAATCTTTAG
- a CDS encoding DUF3857 and transglutaminase domain-containing protein → MKRMTVIISLFLMGWIRLSAGPVQDLIKNSGGPEDYPHDKLLILFDSIHVRVMETGLSYINTHRLYKILTAKGAKELSVIKYDYDPLSAFAEIKKVVIYRASGLIEEVDLSKTVDYPAPARAIYWGAREKMIGIGRLEPGDAVEVYLFKKGFTYALLAGEEDDERYIPPMRGHFYDIVEFWSASPVLLKSYQVDIPKDKPLQYEVYNGEVQSSQVFSGDRTIYSFTKRDIRPLDYEQGMLAWSDVATKLLLSTSPDWKAKSLWFYNVNEEYGSFESTPEIKAKIDKLLVNAKDEMDSISILTHWVADEIRYSGISMGKGEGYTLHKGSMDFTDRCGVCKDKAGMLITMLRAAGFESYPAMTMAGSRIDYIPADQFNHCVTILKLADNKYKLLDPTWVPFIRELWSSAEQQQNYLMGLPEGADLAVTPLSPPENHYFRMTCSSEILTNGTLKGTLTVTAEGQSDAAIRGLFTRSSPSEWKKLVENDLLAVAPLAQISAIDFGNPYDYISNPIQIKVTFKIPEYAFITNKELIFTPIVALHPFKRGMSHLNFSTGPENRKYPFRDRCSRLVELKETIILPAGFTVLYAPSIQQSDGSGASYEIGIKQSGRTIEFHERVTLKKRVYDASDWPSFRAAVMEQNQIAQEPVILIKK, encoded by the coding sequence ATGAAAAGGATGACTGTCATTATTTCCCTCTTTTTGATGGGATGGATACGGCTATCAGCCGGTCCTGTTCAGGATTTGATAAAAAATTCCGGGGGGCCGGAGGATTATCCCCATGATAAGCTACTGATTCTTTTCGACAGTATACATGTAAGAGTGATGGAAACAGGGTTGAGCTATATCAATACGCATAGGTTATATAAAATTCTGACTGCCAAGGGCGCAAAAGAATTGAGTGTCATCAAGTACGATTATGATCCGCTTTCAGCTTTCGCTGAGATTAAAAAGGTGGTAATTTACAGGGCATCTGGTTTAATTGAAGAGGTTGACCTAAGCAAGACGGTTGATTATCCGGCACCTGCCAGAGCCATCTATTGGGGGGCAAGAGAAAAGATGATTGGTATTGGAAGGCTTGAACCAGGAGATGCAGTTGAAGTCTATCTCTTTAAAAAGGGATTTACATATGCTTTGCTTGCAGGGGAAGAAGATGATGAAAGATATATTCCTCCCATGCGTGGACATTTTTATGATATTGTCGAATTCTGGAGTGCCAGTCCGGTTCTTTTAAAGTCATACCAGGTCGATATTCCAAAGGATAAACCTTTGCAATATGAAGTATATAATGGTGAAGTGCAGTCTTCCCAGGTATTTTCAGGCGACAGGACTATTTATTCTTTTACAAAAAGAGACATCAGGCCTCTTGACTATGAACAGGGTATGCTTGCCTGGTCGGATGTTGCTACCAAGTTACTTCTTTCAACAAGTCCTGACTGGAAGGCAAAATCTTTATGGTTTTATAATGTCAATGAAGAATATGGCAGTTTTGAATCCACGCCTGAAATAAAGGCTAAAATTGACAAACTGCTGGTCAATGCGAAAGACGAGATGGATTCCATTTCCATTTTAACCCACTGGGTAGCTGATGAGATCAGGTATTCAGGCATTTCGATGGGTAAAGGCGAAGGATATACGCTACATAAAGGAAGTATGGATTTCACTGACCGTTGCGGTGTATGCAAGGATAAAGCCGGCATGCTCATCACCATGCTGCGTGCTGCAGGTTTTGAATCCTATCCGGCTATGACTATGGCCGGATCGCGCATTGATTATATCCCTGCTGACCAGTTCAATCATTGCGTTACTATTCTCAAACTGGCGGATAATAAATACAAATTACTGGATCCGACATGGGTTCCTTTCATCCGTGAATTATGGTCAAGCGCTGAACAACAACAGAATTATCTTATGGGATTGCCTGAAGGGGCCGACCTTGCTGTGACGCCACTATCTCCTCCCGAGAATCACTATTTCAGGATGACATGCTCTTCCGAAATACTGACAAATGGAACGTTAAAAGGGACACTGACAGTGACTGCCGAAGGGCAATCGGATGCGGCTATACGTGGATTATTTACACGGTCATCTCCGTCGGAATGGAAAAAACTGGTTGAAAACGATCTGCTGGCCGTAGCACCTCTGGCTCAGATTTCGGCTATAGATTTTGGGAATCCTTATGATTACATTTCCAATCCCATTCAGATCAAAGTCACTTTCAAGATCCCCGAATATGCTTTTATAACAAATAAAGAACTCATTTTTACTCCTATTGTAGCTTTGCATCCATTCAAAAGAGGCATGTCGCACCTGAATTTCAGTACTGGTCCGGAAAACAGGAAATATCCCTTCAGGGACAGGTGCTCAAGGCTTGTAGAGTTGAAAGAAACCATCATTTTGCCTGCCGGTTTTACAGTACTTTATGCTCCATCCATACAACAGTCTGATGGATCAGGGGCATCATACGAAATCGGAATAAAACAGTCGGGCCGGACCATTGAATTCCATGAACGAGTGACCCTGAAAAAACGGGTATATGATGCCTCAGACTGGCCATCGTTCAGGGCAGCAGTCATGGAACAAAACCAGATCGCCCAGGAACCGGTGATATTAATAAAGAAATAG
- the rhaD gene encoding rhamnulose-1-phosphate aldolase, producing MKVAAIIISSLKNHLDQMKEVAGYMWEKGWAEATAGNMSIDVTEKLMATGSTSEIKEIFASRPFLNISFPGLANHFILVTFAGARMRDLAKDPLSCVGLIKINAAGDACQAGYFRELLTDVKPTSELMTHLAIHNFLANNSFTEKSILHGHIHELVALSHIKEYKTEKKINELLWSMHPEMSLFLPEGIGYISYMKPGTDKIAQETVKKIKKHPVILWEKHGCLSIGVSLNEAFDRIDIAAKAARQFFYSRNAGYIPQGLTSRQFSELKKESLKRDQ from the coding sequence ATGAAAGTTGCAGCGATCATTATCAGCAGTTTAAAGAATCATCTGGACCAGATGAAGGAAGTGGCCGGATATATGTGGGAGAAAGGATGGGCTGAGGCGACTGCAGGGAATATGTCAATTGATGTGACGGAGAAGTTGATGGCAACAGGCTCAACCTCTGAGATCAAAGAAATTTTTGCGAGCCGGCCATTTTTGAATATATCATTCCCAGGATTAGCAAATCATTTCATACTGGTAACTTTTGCCGGTGCGCGGATGAGGGATCTGGCAAAAGACCCATTATCCTGTGTCGGCCTGATTAAGATTAATGCAGCAGGTGATGCCTGTCAGGCAGGTTATTTCAGGGAACTGCTTACCGATGTAAAACCTACCTCAGAACTGATGACCCATCTGGCAATACATAATTTCCTGGCTAATAATAGTTTTACGGAAAAGTCTATTCTCCACGGTCATATTCATGAACTTGTCGCCCTTTCTCATATTAAAGAATACAAGACTGAGAAAAAAATAAACGAATTGCTCTGGAGTATGCATCCTGAAATGTCGCTTTTTCTTCCGGAGGGTATTGGCTATATTTCATATATGAAGCCAGGCACAGATAAAATTGCTCAGGAAACGGTAAAAAAAATAAAGAAACATCCGGTTATTCTTTGGGAGAAACATGGCTGCCTGTCGATTGGTGTCAGTTTAAACGAGGCTTTCGACAGGATTGATATTGCAGCTAAGGCTGCCAGGCAGTTCTTTTATTCCAGGAATGCGGGATATATTCCACAAGGTTTGACCTCCCGGCAATTTTCAGAACTTAAAAAAGAGTCTTTGAAAAGAGATCAGTAA
- a CDS encoding nucleoside deaminase, with protein sequence MTYTLFSDEYFMNEALKEARKAFDEDEVPVGAIIVSNNVIIARAHNMTERLNDVTAHAEMQAFGAASNYLGAKYLTDCVLYVTIEPCAMCAAAASWTQIERIVYGADDEKKGFLLIRQNLLHPKTLISHGVLQTECAGLMTEFFRSKRAH encoded by the coding sequence ATGACTTACACACTTTTTTCGGATGAATATTTCATGAATGAAGCCCTGAAAGAGGCGAGGAAAGCTTTCGATGAAGATGAGGTTCCGGTCGGAGCAATCATTGTGAGCAATAATGTCATTATTGCCCGGGCTCATAATATGACAGAGCGATTAAACGATGTGACGGCTCATGCCGAAATGCAGGCCTTCGGTGCAGCTTCAAATTACCTTGGTGCAAAATATCTGACTGATTGTGTTCTCTATGTCACGATTGAGCCATGTGCTATGTGCGCGGCAGCAGCATCCTGGACACAGATAGAGAGGATTGTTTACGGTGCCGATGATGAAAAAAAAGGGTTTTTATTGATCAGGCAAAACCTTTTACATCCAAAAACACTTATCAGTCATGGTGTTCTTCAAACAGAATGCGCAGGGCTGATGACTGAGTTCTTCCGATCGAAAAGGGCTCACTAA
- the atpB gene encoding F0F1 ATP synthase subunit A: protein MRGKDRLPGIWFIHSIFITLLFLISSYNTSVSGTTEQVIASPGPSKINEEATKQEKGNTGEMIIEHILDAHEWHIMAFKDRQISIPLPVILVHEGKIYAFMSSRFHHGHASYKGFKLETEGKNKGKIVCVKENGMETDSGRSLPLDFSISKNVVSLFISIVALCIIFISVAGSYKKRQGKAPRGFQSLIEPVILFVRELAISSIGEKKYEKYLPYLLTLFFFIFFNNVLGIIPFFPGGANLTGNIAVTMVMALFTFFITSFSGNKNYWLHIINTPGVPWWLKVPIPLMPVVELMSLFTKPFILMVRLFANITAGHIIILGFISLIFIFGNMHLALGYTVSIVSVLFAVFMGLLELLVAFIQAYVFTLLSALYFGMATEEHQ from the coding sequence ATGAGAGGGAAAGACCGACTGCCGGGAATCTGGTTCATTCATAGCATATTTATTACTCTTCTGTTTCTCATATCATCATACAATACTTCAGTTTCCGGAACAACTGAACAAGTCATTGCATCTCCCGGGCCATCAAAGATTAACGAAGAGGCAACAAAACAGGAAAAAGGCAATACCGGAGAGATGATCATTGAACATATCCTTGACGCACATGAATGGCATATTATGGCATTTAAAGATAGACAGATATCTATTCCGCTCCCGGTGATTCTGGTGCATGAGGGGAAAATATATGCGTTCATGTCGAGCAGGTTTCATCATGGGCATGCCTCATATAAAGGATTCAAACTGGAGACGGAAGGGAAAAACAAAGGGAAAATTGTTTGCGTAAAAGAGAACGGCATGGAAACCGATTCTGGGAGATCCTTACCTCTGGATTTTTCAATTTCAAAAAACGTGGTCTCCCTGTTTATCAGTATCGTGGCGCTTTGCATCATTTTTATTTCGGTAGCAGGATCGTATAAAAAACGTCAGGGTAAAGCACCACGGGGCTTTCAATCCCTTATTGAACCGGTTATCCTGTTTGTCCGTGAACTGGCTATTTCATCCATAGGAGAAAAGAAGTACGAAAAATATCTGCCCTATCTGCTGACACTATTCTTCTTCATTTTCTTCAACAATGTATTGGGTATTATCCCATTTTTCCCGGGTGGAGCCAATCTGACGGGGAATATTGCAGTGACCATGGTGATGGCCCTTTTTACATTTTTTATTACATCTTTCAGTGGAAATAAAAATTATTGGCTGCATATCATTAATACGCCCGGTGTGCCCTGGTGGCTTAAGGTACCCATTCCCCTAATGCCGGTTGTTGAATTAATGAGCTTATTTACCAAACCATTTATCCTGATGGTTCGACTCTTTGCCAATATCACTGCCGGTCATATCATTATTTTGGGATTCATCAGCCTGATATTTATTTTCGGTAATATGCACCTGGCTTTGGGTTATACGGTATCTATCGTATCCGTTTTATTTGCTGTTTTCATGGGATTACTCGAACTGCTGGTGGCATTTATCCAGGCTTATGTTTTTACACTTTTGTCGGCACTTTATTTTGGAATGGCTACCGAAGAACATCAGTAA
- the atpE gene encoding ATP synthase F0 subunit C, with translation MALLTVLLQAAADLAPLAKMGAGIGAGIAAIGAGIGIGQIGRGALESIARQPEAVGDIRSNMIVAAALIEGVAFFAIVVCLLVVFF, from the coding sequence ATGGCACTATTAACAGTTTTACTTCAGGCAGCAGCCGACCTGGCGCCATTGGCAAAAATGGGAGCAGGTATCGGAGCAGGCATCGCAGCAATAGGTGCTGGTATCGGTATCGGTCAGATTGGCCGGGGCGCCCTGGAATCCATTGCTCGTCAACCGGAAGCCGTGGGCGATATCCGGTCCAACATGATTGTCGCAGCCGCCTTGATTGAAGGGGTTGCTTTCTTTGCAATTGTGGTATGCCTTCTGGTGGTCTTCTTTTAA
- the atpF gene encoding F0F1 ATP synthase subunit B: MRLFTNSNNHTMELVTPGIGLIFWMTLSFSILLFILTKYAWRPVMKAIKAREQRIDEAIHEADKTREEMKQLKSRHEELIKQAKEERDHILRDARILKETIIEEARQKAHEEASRIVENAKESIHYEKMAAITDLKNQLAQLSIQIAERLIREELTKPGKQKELLDKLMDEVKFN, encoded by the coding sequence ATGAGGTTATTCACTAATTCTAACAATCACACTATGGAACTTGTCACACCCGGCATAGGTCTTATTTTCTGGATGACCTTGTCATTTTCTATCCTCCTTTTTATTCTGACAAAGTATGCCTGGAGACCTGTCATGAAAGCCATTAAAGCCAGGGAACAACGTATTGATGAGGCAATCCATGAAGCTGACAAAACACGTGAGGAAATGAAACAACTGAAGTCGCGGCATGAGGAATTGATTAAACAGGCAAAAGAGGAAAGGGATCACATCCTGAGAGATGCCCGTATTCTTAAAGAAACAATCATCGAAGAGGCCAGGCAAAAAGCCCATGAAGAAGCCAGCCGGATTGTCGAAAATGCAAAGGAAAGTATTCATTATGAAAAAATGGCTGCCATAACCGATCTGAAAAATCAATTGGCACAGTTATCTATCCAAATTGCAGAAAGATTGATCAGGGAAGAACTTACTAAACCAGGGAAACAAAAGGAATTACTGGATAAGCTTATGGATGAAGTTAAGTTCAACTGA
- the atpH gene encoding ATP synthase F1 subunit delta codes for MKESIIAHRYAKALFDFAVETDVLEKIKSDMDSLVDVCKSNRDFVLLLKSPIVKFHKKIAIINQIFGKQFHQASLNYLQIIIRKRREAFLREIAEHFVDLYKDFKKIKKVRLVTPVAIDDQMRKKILQVLSKYTFSQIELNEEVDAGLIGGFVLELDGKQYDASIITGIKKLQREFESNIYIKGF; via the coding sequence ATGAAAGAGTCTATCATAGCACACCGATATGCCAAAGCACTGTTCGATTTTGCTGTTGAAACAGATGTCCTTGAAAAAATCAAATCAGATATGGACTCCCTTGTGGACGTGTGTAAATCGAACCGTGACTTTGTCCTTCTCCTGAAAAGCCCTATTGTGAAATTTCATAAAAAGATTGCTATTATAAACCAGATTTTCGGCAAACAGTTTCATCAGGCATCCCTGAATTATTTACAAATTATTATCCGAAAGAGAAGAGAGGCATTTCTCAGGGAAATTGCTGAACATTTTGTGGATTTATATAAGGATTTTAAAAAGATCAAGAAAGTGCGGCTGGTGACACCTGTGGCTATCGATGATCAGATGAGAAAAAAAATCTTACAGGTATTATCGAAATATACCTTCTCACAAATTGAGCTTAACGAAGAGGTGGATGCCGGACTTATCGGTGGATTTGTCCTTGAACTCGATGGAAAACAATATGATGCCAGTATCATAACCGGCATCAAGAAACTACAAAGGGAATTTGAAAGTAATATTTATATTAAAGGATTCTGA